The following are encoded together in the Strongyloides ratti genome assembly S_ratti_ED321, chromosome : 2 genome:
- a CDS encoding Enhancer of polycomb-like protein — MAHHGTRMPAFRARNIDPNKRMYVYMENELDETADATASRDITRLPTGMEKDEENESHIQEAINARQAYTLGEKYDQKVALIPTRPTEIIDTEIYELLYKKVDPGLINKTEYLRLPLSYLFFNSRYMYDADEEDCEWLKQRPYIKINDFENIIETLERESSDTNVCLPETAENLLKHMPAGIVGEVYDLWLSKRSVCTSKGWNSLIPKLKTEARKDSHNSSNPYICFRRRAERMQTRRNRKCEEENFEKMLYLKNNFKKFDEILKEMEKREKLKLNIVQQNENIFNMRLSFDSEAQCIISRQNLSEGVIMDRVTTSLTNVLEEYNDNSNVLVEKSNRYEQIKKRKMRRRKQSSKTVDSEVDIGDKQWSYNTKCFEADESSLDDNRPGKRKSNDEGEGKFEFRRKRGVTYRAPNDVLFKSDNPNYEDLMFSRPEFSMHRDRFFPYTFPSKINGQYITRMVRKALGRCGQTFLEYINESNSDDEMPKSLFAVHNQTIHVKFPPSTTQNGCNGSYDSDD; from the exons ATGGCTCACCATGGGACAAGAATGCCCGCTTTTAGGGCACGGAACATCGATCCAAACAAACGGATGTACGTGTACATGGAGAATGAACTCGATGAAACGGCTGATGCTACAGCTTCCAGAGATATTACTAGATTACCAACAGGAATGGAAAAAGATGAAGAGAAt gAAAGTCACATTCAAGAAGCTATAAATGCGAGGCAAGCGTACACATTAGGAGAAAAATATGATCAAAAAGTTGCTTTAATTCCAACAAGACCCACAGAAATCATAGATACTGAAATATATGaattattgtataaaaaagtaGATCCAggattaataaataaaacagaATACTTAAGGCTACcgttatcatatttattttttaattcacgATATATGTATGATGCTGATGAAGAAGATTGTGAATGGTTAAAACAAAGaccatatattaaaattaacgattttgaaaatattattgaaacaCTTGAGCGAGAATCTTCAGATACAAATGTATGTCTTCCAGAGACTGCAGAAAATTTACTAAAACATATGCCTGCTGGTATTGTTGGTGAAGTATATGATTTGTGGTTGAGTAAAAGAAGTGTTTGTACCAGTAAGGGATGGAATTCGTTAATACCTAAATTAAAAACAGAAGCTCGTAAAGATAGTCATAATTCTTCAAATCCATACATATGTTTCCGTAGGAGAGCTGAAAGAATGCAAACTAGGAGAAATAGGAAATGTGAAGAGGAAAACTTTGAAAAAATGTTGTaccttaaaaataatttcaagaAATTTGATGAGATTCTTAAAGAAATGGAAAAAAgggaaaaattaaaattaaacattgtacaacaaaatgaaaatatttttaatatgcgCCTTTCATTTGACTCAGAAGCTCAATGTATAATATCACGACAAAACTTATCGGAAGGTGTTATTATGGACCGTGTGACAACTTCTCTAACAAATGTTCTTGAggaatataatgataattcaAATGTACTGGTTGAAAAAAGTAATAGATATGAACAAATTAAGAAACGTAAAATGCGCAGGCGTAAGCAATCTTCTAAAACTGTTGATTCTGAAGTAGATATTGGTGATAAACAATGGTCATATAATACAAAGTGTTTTGAAGCTGATGAAAGTAGTCTAGATGACAATCGTCCTGGCAAAAGAAAATCTAATGACGAGGGTGAAGGGAAATTTGAATTTCGTAGAAAAAGAGGTGTTACATACCGGGCTCCTAACgatgttttatttaaatcagATAATCCCAATTATGAAGATCTCATGTTTAGTAGACCCGAGTTCAGTATGCATCGTGATCGTTTCTTTCCATATACATTTccttcaaaaattaatggaCAATATATTACAAGAATGGTAAGGAAAGCTTTGGGAAGGTGTGGACAAAcatttttagaatatattaatgaaagTAATAGTGATGATGAAATGCCAAAATCTTTGTTTGCTGTTCATAATCAAACTATTCATGTGAAATTTCCTCCATCTACTACACAGAATG gtTGTAATGGGAGCTATGATTCCGATGATTAG
- a CDS encoding Angio-associated migratory cell protein: MFQLNILRSFIIMNQDNESKKNQFNPDDFEIVALDDIEKGNIDLAEVLKRNGHFDENDENIEEAECEYIEDEEGDTVVDEAIGHLIGHEKDVFSIDLLDGRYLVCGSEDDSASVWDLTQDLKKAAFVISSHKDSVTQVRFSASKRLLATADMSGTIIITDLQYQSTICSLEEITDLEWIVWHPTADILFAGGGEGVIWMWLISKTGVAQAKCYLGRGSTCTVGKLLPDGKKLLAGYEDGTVRIWNLKDSTYTENVFEDPITTCDIHSTSPIGAVGTEGGKVFVINLDNKKILKTFNFSKKDKQQDEDDNSIEDVKFHPKQTWLAVGVNNGQVSLYDCGSGMARFEFKGDEAPIVKITWFTLSSGTIVLVGANIDGVIRIWEGKSGDLYKSISGGGAEIYDFVVDGDERSVKIFSACAEGVLYYEKLNNHIKIITMTYVMYRTTTLGVALQQTLDDMVTSEQINKKLAEKVLSTFDSCINNALSTKTKNKTTFKAEKLRAYRFCDNVWTFVMDNAEFKDNIRSVEGKVERVKFVACEASGSKNKNTHQ, from the exons ATGTTCCAATTAAA TATTCTTAGAA gttttataattatgaaTCAAGATAACGAATCAAAGAAAAATCAGTTTAATCCCGATGATTTTGAAATTGTAGCTTTAGATGATATTGAAAAAGGAAATATTGATTTAGCGGAAGTTCTTAAAAGGAATGGACATTTTG ATGAGAATGATGAAAATATAGAAGAAGCTGAGTGTGAGTATATTGAAGATGAAGAAGGTGATACTGTAGTTGATGAAGCAATAGGACACCTAATTGGTCATGAGAAGGATGTTTTTTCAATTGATCTTCTTGACGGAAGGTATCTTGTTTGTGGATCAGAAGATGACTCTGCTTCTGTTTGGGATTTAACACAAGATCTTAAAAAAGCTGCATTTGTAATTTCATCTCATAAAGATTCTGTGACGCAAGTTAGATTTAGTGCATCAAAAAGACTTCTTGCTACTGCTGACATGTCAGGAACCATTATTATTACTGATTTACAATATCAATCAACAATTTGTTCTTTGGAAGAAATTACAGATTTAGAATGGATTGTTTGGCATCCAACTGCTGATATATTATTTGCAGGTGGTGGTGAAGGAGTTATATGGATGTGGTTGATAAGTAAAACCGGTGTTGCACAAGCTAAATGTTATTTAGGACGTGGTTCTACATGTACTGTTGGTAAACTTTTACCAGatggtaaaaaattattagctGGTTATGAAGATGGTACTGTTCGTATCTGGAATTTAAAAGATTCTACTTATACTGAAAATGTATTTGAAGACCCAATTACAACATGTGACATACATTCTACTTCTCCTATTGGAGCTGTTGGCACTGAAGGGGGAAAAGTTTTTGTAATTAAtcttgataataaaaaaattcttaaaacatttaacTTTTCAAAGAAAGATAAACAACAAGATGAAGATGATAACTCTATAGAAGATGTAAAATTCCATCCAAAACAAACATGGCTTGCTGTAGGAGTAAATAATGGTCAAGTATCATTGTATGACTGTGGTAGTGGTATGGCTCGCTTTGAATTCAAAGGTGATGAGGCACCGATTGTAAAGATTACATGGTTTACGTTATCGTCAGGTACTATTGTGCTAGTAGGTGCAAATATTGATGGTGTTATCAGAATTTGGGAAGGTAAAAGTGGTGATTTGTACAAATCTATAAGTGGAGGAGGCGCAGAGATATACGATTTTGTTGTTGATGGCGATGAAAGGAGTGTAAAAATATTCAGTGCATGTGCAGAAGGTGTA TTATATTATGAGAAACTCAATAACCATATAAAG ATTATAACTATGACGTATGTTATGTATAGGACTACCACCTTAGGTGTGGCACTTCAGCAGACACTTGATGATATGGTGACGAGTGAACAAATAAACAAGAAATTGGCAGAAAAAGTTTTGTCTACATTTGATTCTTGTATAAATAATGCCTTGTCAACAAAGACAAAAAATAAGACAACGTTTAAAGCTGAAAAACTTCGGGCATATAGATTTTGTGATAACGTTTGGACATTTGTAATGGATAATGCTGAATTTAAAGATAACATACGCTCTGTTGAAGGCAAAGTTGAGCGGGTGAAGTTTGTTGCTTGTGAAGCAAGTGGAtccaaaaacaaaaatacaCATCAATAA
- a CDS encoding Transcription initiation factor IIA subunit 2, producing the protein MNYQLYRNTTLGIELQNTLNNFVEDGSITPQLAQRVLCVFDKCFNEALHNRTHNRTTFLADKLRTYRFCDNVWTFVMENVEFRNPTHPLEDVIGRVKIVACDAKKS; encoded by the exons ATGAATTATCAACTTTATCGTAATACAACATTAGGTATTGAATTGCAGAATACTCTTAACAATTTTGTTGAGGACGGAAGTATAACACCACAATTAGCTCAAAGAGTTTTATGTGTCTTTGACAAATGTTTTAATGAAGCTCTTCATAATAGAACACATAATAGAACAACATTCTTG gCTGACAAGTTAAGAACATATCGCTTTTGTGACAATGTATGGACATTTGTTATGGAAAATGTTGAATTTCGTAATCCAACCCACCCATTAGAAGATGTCATTGGTCGTGTAAAAATTGTTGCTTGTGATGCTAAAAAGTCATAA